Sequence from the Aquimarina sp. Aq107 genome:
TGCTCCATAGTAAAGTGAAAATCCAATGCAAATGCCTGAATTTTAGTTAACATAGAGTAATTTCTATTGATATGTCCCCAACGAGTCTGTACAACACCAATATTTTCTTCTTTGAAATAAGGAATTGTCTGCAGCAGCCATTTTTTTCCTGGTAAGAAATCAGCATCAAAAATTGCTACGAACTCTCCTTTGGCTATTTTCAATCCTTCTTTTAGAGCACCTGCCTTAAATCCTTTTCGATCTTCTCGGCAAATATGCTGAATGTCAAGCCCCGTTTTTCGTAGTTTCTCTATTTGAGTAGCAGTGGTATGAACAGATTCATCCGTAGAATCATCTAATACCTGAATTTCTAACTTATCCTTTGGATACTCTAATAGCGCAATATTATCAAGTAGTCGTTCCATTACATATAGTTCATTATAAACAGGTAATTGAACTGTTACATAAGGGGTTTCTTCTTCTTTAGAAAGATCAAAAGTAGGAGATTTGTCATCCAGTTTGCGTGATTTGAGATAGTTGAAAAGTAAATTCAACTGCGCTAAACTGTACAAGAAAATTATTAATAACGCTAATGTATAAATAACAATGATAGCAATATCCATTACGCAAAGCTATATTTAAAAATCCAACTTAAAATCTTAACGCCTGCAAAGATAGCACCTTTTATGGTTCCTGAAACTTTTGAGACACCTATTCTCTTTTTGTATCGAACCGGAACTTCTATATAGGAAAAACTCCTTTTTATTGCTTTTAACTGCATTTCTACAGTCCAGCCATATGTTTTATCCTGCATATTCAGTTCTAAAAGCTTATCATATTTAATTGCTCTAAAAGGTCCAAGATCTGTAAATTTTGCACCAAAAAACAATTTCATTAAGCTTGTTGCAAGCCAATTACCGAAAATCTGAGGGATTGTCATTGATCCCGACTCTCGTAATTTTTTATCTCTAGCACCTATTACCATATCAATATCTTGATCTATTATAGGTGCGACTATTTTTGTCAATTCTTCAGGGTAATCGCTAAAATCACCATCCAGAAAAACTATTATTTCTGGAACAGCTTGTTGTGAGGCAACATAATCAAGTCCTTTTAAACAAGCATATCCGTATCCCATTCTTTCTTCTTTTAGTACAGTAGCTCCAGCCTGTCTTGCTACCTCTTCGGTATTATCCGTAGAGCTATTACTTACCACAATTATTTCAGAAACTAAATCAGGAATTTCATTAATTACGTGGCCTATAGAGTCTTGCTCATTAAAGGCAGGTATGATTACTTTGATTATGGGATTCATTTATAGCGAAGCGTTGGGGTTGTCTTTTTTGAAGCTAAAAACATCTGTCCATTCTCCGGTTTTCTGATCGTCAACGTATTTTTCTGCTTTAAAAAGCTTATCATTTTTATATAAAAGGCAATACCCGTTTTTTTGATTATTTTTATATTGGTACTTTCTAGTAACACGATTTTTCTTATTACTTGCGGCAATATCGTAAATAATCCACCATTTTTCTGCTTTATCGTTTATAAAATGTCCTTCTTTGATTAGTTTATTACTTGATGAGTAGAAATACCAATACCCTTGTTTTTTATTATTCCAAAAATGTCCCTGCTCAGAAATAGTACCGTTAGGGTAATAAGAATACCAATAATCTATTTTTTGGCCATCCATTTTCCAACCTTCGGATTTTATAGATCCATCATTGTAGTATTCTTTATGATATTCTTTTTCTACAGAAGTTTGAAAGGAAAAGCATACAAAGGAAATAACAATATAAAGTACGTATTTCATCATTTTAATCATTGGTTACGAGCTTAGACGAAAACTATTAGAGATACCTACAAATTATTTTAAAAATCTAAATCAAAGCGGTTTTAAATGTACGTATAAAACTTACTTTTTTTGAATTGTTTATATAAAAATATGTATTTTATCGATGATTTTGGTATATTTGTCGATAATTAGAAAAGATTACATTATTTTATTTCTCTTTTTTATTTTAAAAAAATATAATCAAATTTATGAAGTTGAAGCTATTAACATTTGATAGTACCTGGAAATATGATAGAGTATTAGCACCTTTTTTCTGTGTGATACTTCCAGCTACGGCACTTCATGGTTATATAGAATATTTAAATACTGGATTTAGTCTGTATTTCTACAGGGATATTGCTAATATTATCATTCTTACTTTAGGACTAGTAATCCTCAAGCTTGATTTAATAACTAAAAAGGGATTAATCGTGATATCTTTATACACTATTAGATTTGCTATTGATTACACTTTTATTGTTGGTTATTTTGATTCCAGTTTTGCGTTTGAATATAATTTTATACACGTTCAAATGATTTTTGCTACGGTTATATTTGCTGCAGGTACGTTGATTCATGCGAGGCATCTTTTTATATTAAATACGATGAATATTTTGTTTGTCATCTGTTGTGCATTAACAATTGGTAATGAACATTCGGTTATGAGATTTATCTTTTGCGGAGTTTTGGTTTCTGGAGGTGGGTTTATAGCCTATGCAGGTAAAAAGTTTGTACAATCACTTTTTAGAAAAATTAAGTCTGCAAGAGTATTGATTGAGAAACAAAATACTGAGTTAAAAAAGATGAATGCCACAAAAGACCAGTTGTTTAGAATTATTGGTCATGATTTGAGAACCCCCTTTCATCAAATGAATTTGCTAATCGAGCTTATTTCAGAAAGTAAGGATGAGAATGAAAAGTTAGAATACCTTACTCTTATAAAAGAATCAGCTACTCAAGGAAACGAACTTTTGGAAGATTTGTTAAGCTGGGATGAGAAAGATGTGGATCATAGTGATATAAACTTAGAAGAGTTTTCAATTGCAAAAATTGTAAATAAGACTTTCGAGTTTTATAAGTTTAATAGCGATGTTAAAGAAATCACGTTGATTAATGAGGTGCCAGAAAATATAAAATTGAGAATCAGTAATTCTATGATGGAAACTGTTTTTAGAAACCTAATTGGAAATGCTATTAAGTTTTCTCATCCAAAATCGAAAATTATAGTTAATTGTAGTATTAATAATAACCATATTAACATATCGGTGGTAGATAAAGGCGTAGGTATAAGTTCAGAACAATTGAAAGTTCTATTTTCTGATCAGGTTAAATCAACATCCGGAACCGCTGACGAAAAAGGAACTGGCTACGGATTAGGAATTGTAAAAAAACTTGTAGAACAACAAATGGGCTCACTTTCAATTGATAGTGAATTGAAAAAAGGAACAAAAGTAGTACTCACTTTTCCTTTAGTTGCTTAATACTTATAAAATAGTAATCTATTCTATTACTTCTTTTCTTACACATTAAAACGAATTTGCAATATTCTGTTATAAGAGTAAGATATTCTAATTAAACATTCTTCATTCTTGTTGGTATTTATAAGCTGATGTAAAAGATGAATGTTTATTAATTTTTTCTTACTTAAAATAAAATACACATCTAATTTGCGCATTTCATCGATTATTTTATTAATTTAAACGATGTATTGAATTTTTTTATTATATTGAAATAAGTTTTAACGGGGCTAAATAAATCGATGTTAATATGAATAGTACATCTAAAAAGTTACCCGGATTTTTTCAGTTTGATAAGGTTTTGTTTACCGTAATGTTTATTGCATTACCAGGAATAATACTTGATGGCTTAGTTGAGTTTAATGAAGCTGGATTAAGTGCTTATTTTAATAGAGCTGTTGTCACATTTTCTATAGTTACTCTTGGTTTAATATTGCAGAGAAGCGGTTTTATTAGAAAATCAAAACTTCTTACTTTATCCGTATATACTATCGTTTTAGGAATGATGTCCACTATATTTTTCGGTGTAGATGATCCTAATTTTATATTTGAATCATTTTTCCTAAAAGTAGAAGTAATTGTATCTCTTTTGTTTTTTGCAGTAGGTATGTTGGTTCATTTTAGGCATATAATTTTCTTGCTAACGATTAATTTTCTTTTTATAGGATTATGTATGTTTTATTATCCTAACTTTCCTTTAGAGAAGTTTGCTTTTTATTTTGTTATTGTTAGTGGTGGTGGTCTTATGGCATATTTCTGTCAGCGTTTATTGGTACAGTTATCTAGAAAAGTTAAAGAAGCAAATAGATTAATAAGTATCAAGAATGAAGAATTAAAAGAAATGAATCAATCCAAAGATGATTTGTTTAGGATTATAGGTCACGATCTTAGGACTCCATTTTATCAACTTAGATCATTAATTGACATGGTAGATGAAGTAGAGAATGATGAAGAAAGAGATGAGATACGAAATATGATAAGACAAGCTGCTGATAAAGGGAATAATTTGTTGGAAGATTTGTTAGAGTGGGGAAACATTTACAAAAAACAATCACAAGTTTTACTGGAGACAAAAGAGATTTCTGTTATCGTGGATAAAGTTTTTGCGTTTTCTGATTTAAAAACAAAAAATAAAGAGATTAGTCTAATAAATAAGTTGCCTAGAGATCTAAAAGTAACTATAAATCCAGCAATGATGGAAACTGTAATGAGAAATTTGATAGCAAATGCCATTAAGTTTTCCCACCGAGGTTCTGACATTATTGTAAAATCAGAAAAAATAGGTGGACAGGTAAGAATAGCTATAGAGGATAATGGAATCGGAATGTGCAATGATAGCCTTTATAATCTTTTTGAAAAAGAGAAAAACAATTCTACTACTGGTACAGAAAATGAAAGAGGTACAGGATTTGGTTTAAGTATAGCTAAAAAACTAGTAGAAAAACAGAATGGAGTCTTAGAAATAGAAAGCGAATACAATAAAGGAACAACGATTAATTTATATTTCCCAAATACAATGAGTGCCTAATTTACGAACTAAACTTTTGTAAATAAAAAAACAGCCTATTTTAGGCTGTTTTTTTGTGCTATTATTATTTTTGAATTTACTTATTATTCACATAATCCATAAGATCTACATCATTTCCTAACAGAATCTCGTTAGAATTGATTCTTCCATCTAAGTTATCGTTCTCTAATTTTAATACACCTCTTGGACATACCGCAGAACAAATACCACATCCTACACAACTTGATCGTACAATATTCTCTCCTTTTTGAGCATATGATCTTACGTCGATTCCCATTTCACAATAGGTGGAGCAATTACCACAAGAAATACATTGACCTCCATTAGTAGTAATTCTAAATTTAGAAAATAATCTTTGTTGAATTCCTAATATCCCTGCCATTGGGCAACCCATACGACACCAAACTCTATTTCCAAGAATTGGATAAAATCCAGTACCAATAACACCAGAGAAAATAGATCCAATACCAAAACCATAAAAAGCTCTAAGCGCACTATCTCCAGTATAGCTGTTATTGTTTAGGCCAAATGAGAAGTATTTAGCCTGAATTTGTATTTGACTCAAGTCGATAAAACTGATTAAAATAAGAAATGCAATAGTAAAGATGAAGAAGCCAGTTGCCCCAGCAACAGCACTTTTGTTAAGTTGCTTTCTCTTATAATACAAAATACCTGCAAAAAGTAACGTTAAAAATACTCCTACACTTATTAAAAATACATTTTTTGTAAACCAGTATTTAGTAGCGTCATATCCTAAAAAGGTTGAAATTGTTGCAACAGTCATAATAACTGAAAACACTAATACCGTATGGATCATCCACCTTTCTATTTTCCATGCTTTTACACTCTTATCAGATAATTGACGGAAAGAATCTCCTGCAGTTTCTGCAAGTCCTCCACAACCACAAACCCAAGAACAGTACCATCTTTTTCCATATTTGTATGTTAACCAAGGAGAAATTACAAACACCATTAATACAGCTAAGATTAAGAAGAATAAACCAATATTTTGTGCATTAATAAATTGATCTACTCTCCATTGTTCAAACGCATAGTAATTAAGCGGCCACATATTTTTTAGATCATTATAAGGTAAAGAGAACGTATCCGAATTTAAACGTGCCATTAATTCAGGAATCACAAAAGCAAATGCGGTTTGAAAAAATATAACACTCACCGTACGCAGTTGTTCATAACGATTATGTTTATATTTCATTATAAACTTTATTCCAAACCCTATGATAGCTATAGTATACAATGTTCCATACACGAACCATTGACTGGCTTGCTCATTTTTAAACGCATAACTCAAAGGGTCAAATAAAGCAATTAAGCCGGTATTAGCACCATCTACTCCTTGTCCTAAACCTAATAAATCAGCAAAAAAGTACAAGACAACATAAAACCCTGTAAGTACTATTCCGGCGATCCAAGCAAGGACTCCTCTTGATGATATGGAATTAAACCAAACTGCATCATTTTTTATACCTTCTAATTTTTTGTCATATGTACCTTTAGAGAAGATAACAATACCTATAGTTATAGCTGATAATGATAAGGTAAGCCAAGTAGCTTTATTAGGTAAATTGAGATTAAAGGTAGCTAGTAATAATATAAGTAGTCCAGTCATTCCAACTAGAACACCAATCTTTTGTTTCGTATTTAGGCTCTTAGGAGGTTGTCCTGTTAATGCCATGTTTCTTTCTACTGCCATTGTTTATGCGTTTATTGTTTGTTGCTTTTGGAAAGCATTTAAAATATCTTTTTCGAAATGTTTGAAGAATTCAGGATTAAAATTGGCTTCTAATAAATTGGAGATGACATAGTCTACATCTCTTTTTTCGGTTAACCATTTGTCAAATACCTCGTGACGCATTCGAATCCCAAAAGTGTTTATCCCTAGAAACTCTCTAGTTTCTTTATGATAAGAAACGGTAACACATTTTGTATCATCTTGATGTATCCAATGGAATTGTTCTTCATATTCTTGAGGTCTACCAAATACCCATCCATATGTTTGATATTCGATGTCCAAGAATTTGGCACTGTTAAACCAGTGACCAGGCTTATACTCTAGTTTATTTCCACAGATCGTTTGTGCAACAGTTTCGCCCATCATTCTTCCGGTATACCATACTGCTTCTATTGGTCTTCTGTTTCCAATAGCTTCATGTTGTTCTGCACAATCACCAATAGCATATATGTTAGAAATATTTGTTTCTAAGAAACGATTTACTTTAACACCTCTTCCTAATTCAATTCCAGAATCTTTTAAGAAATCTACATTGGGAGATACACCAGCGGTAAGCCCAACAACATTGCAAGCTATT
This genomic interval carries:
- a CDS encoding 4Fe-4S dicluster domain-containing protein; the protein is MAVERNMALTGQPPKSLNTKQKIGVLVGMTGLLILLLATFNLNLPNKATWLTLSLSAITIGIVIFSKGTYDKKLEGIKNDAVWFNSISSRGVLAWIAGIVLTGFYVVLYFFADLLGLGQGVDGANTGLIALFDPLSYAFKNEQASQWFVYGTLYTIAIIGFGIKFIMKYKHNRYEQLRTVSVIFFQTAFAFVIPELMARLNSDTFSLPYNDLKNMWPLNYYAFEQWRVDQFINAQNIGLFFLILAVLMVFVISPWLTYKYGKRWYCSWVCGCGGLAETAGDSFRQLSDKSVKAWKIERWMIHTVLVFSVIMTVATISTFLGYDATKYWFTKNVFLISVGVFLTLLFAGILYYKRKQLNKSAVAGATGFFIFTIAFLILISFIDLSQIQIQAKYFSFGLNNNSYTGDSALRAFYGFGIGSIFSGVIGTGFYPILGNRVWCRMGCPMAGILGIQQRLFSKFRITTNGGQCISCGNCSTYCEMGIDVRSYAQKGENIVRSSCVGCGICSAVCPRGVLKLENDNLDGRINSNEILLGNDVDLMDYVNNK
- a CDS encoding glycosyltransferase family 2 protein, whose amino-acid sequence is MNPIIKVIIPAFNEQDSIGHVINEIPDLVSEIIVVSNSSTDNTEEVARQAGATVLKEERMGYGYACLKGLDYVASQQAVPEIIVFLDGDFSDYPEELTKIVAPIIDQDIDMVIGARDKKLRESGSMTIPQIFGNWLATSLMKLFFGAKFTDLGPFRAIKYDKLLELNMQDKTYGWTVEMQLKAIKRSFSYIEVPVRYKKRIGVSKVSGTIKGAIFAGVKILSWIFKYSFA
- a CDS encoding sensor histidine kinase KdpD, coding for MKLKLLTFDSTWKYDRVLAPFFCVILPATALHGYIEYLNTGFSLYFYRDIANIIILTLGLVILKLDLITKKGLIVISLYTIRFAIDYTFIVGYFDSSFAFEYNFIHVQMIFATVIFAAGTLIHARHLFILNTMNILFVICCALTIGNEHSVMRFIFCGVLVSGGGFIAYAGKKFVQSLFRKIKSARVLIEKQNTELKKMNATKDQLFRIIGHDLRTPFHQMNLLIELISESKDENEKLEYLTLIKESATQGNELLEDLLSWDEKDVDHSDINLEEFSIAKIVNKTFEFYKFNSDVKEITLINEVPENIKLRISNSMMETVFRNLIGNAIKFSHPKSKIIVNCSINNNHINISVVDKGVGISSEQLKVLFSDQVKSTSGTADEKGTGYGLGIVKKLVEQQMGSLSIDSELKKGTKVVLTFPLVA
- a CDS encoding sensor histidine kinase KdpD — encoded protein: MNSTSKKLPGFFQFDKVLFTVMFIALPGIILDGLVEFNEAGLSAYFNRAVVTFSIVTLGLILQRSGFIRKSKLLTLSVYTIVLGMMSTIFFGVDDPNFIFESFFLKVEVIVSLLFFAVGMLVHFRHIIFLLTINFLFIGLCMFYYPNFPLEKFAFYFVIVSGGGLMAYFCQRLLVQLSRKVKEANRLISIKNEELKEMNQSKDDLFRIIGHDLRTPFYQLRSLIDMVDEVENDEERDEIRNMIRQAADKGNNLLEDLLEWGNIYKKQSQVLLETKEISVIVDKVFAFSDLKTKNKEISLINKLPRDLKVTINPAMMETVMRNLIANAIKFSHRGSDIIVKSEKIGGQVRIAIEDNGIGMCNDSLYNLFEKEKNNSTTGTENERGTGFGLSIAKKLVEKQNGVLEIESEYNKGTTINLYFPNTMSA
- a CDS encoding toxin-antitoxin system YwqK family antitoxin; its protein translation is MKYVLYIVISFVCFSFQTSVEKEYHKEYYNDGSIKSEGWKMDGQKIDYWYSYYPNGTISEQGHFWNNKKQGYWYFYSSSNKLIKEGHFINDKAEKWWIIYDIAASNKKNRVTRKYQYKNNQKNGYCLLYKNDKLFKAEKYVDDQKTGEWTDVFSFKKDNPNASL